TTTTTAGAGTATTTAAGCTTTTATTCGTATCATCAGATATTTTAGATGCTAATTATAGGTAATCTATCATCATTAATTTAGAAAATATTCTCTTTTGTTGTTTTCTAATATCATGCTTTTCTTATCTTCACATCAATTTTTTATTAACATAAATATACTTATGCTATTTGTACTATTTCTTATATAGTTTTAATAAATGATCTATTTTTTTGTTATATAACAATATGTTATATAATAACAACAATTTATCGAACTACACAAGGCTATTTGTAAAAGAATGACAAAGGTGATAATAGAAAAAAGTAGAATTTCACATTAAATAGAATTGCGTGCATATTGAGTATCCAGACAATATAGAATGCAATTAACTTCAAATATACACTTGGACATGCAGGATTGGTTGGAAAATTTATACTAAATCGTGCATGTTATTTTTTGTAAGGAGGCTAGTTAGATGATTAAAGAAAAAAAGTTTTTTTACATGGCTTTATTATCGAATTTAGTTTTTAATGCATTATCAATTACTTTATTAAGTGAAAATAACTCAAGCCAATTGACAAAAATTATCGCATCTTCTGTAATTATGCTGATGATATGGGGTGTATATATAGTAAAAGTTGGCAGAAACTATACTTTAATTGATGAGGTAACTAGGATTTTAAAAGAGTATGTTAAAGGGAACTTTCTTGTAGAGTTCAAGGAAAATGTTAAGTCACCTCATCATAAAGAAATAAAAGAAGCTATGAATGAACTAAGAGTTCAAATGCAAAGCTGGCTTTATAATGTTTTATATTCTAGAGTCAAGATAGGTGATTATGCTGAGATACTTCAAAGAAATACTAATTCAACTCTAGAAAGCATAAATGAAATATCGAGAGCGATTGAAACTATAGATTTTGGTTCAACTAAGGCTACAGAAGACACAGCGGAAAATGCAGCTATAGCTGAAGAATTACTGAGTTCAAATACAGAAATCACAGAGAATGCTATGAAATTCAGTGCAGTTACTTATGAATCTGCAGATAGAATGATAGAGGATAGCAGTGAAATAGAGAGAACTTTAGAAGATTTTGCAAAGATAGAATATATAATGTCTAAGGCATCCGAAGAAATAGATATGCTTAAAACTCATTTAGGTTCGATTTTTAAAATGAGTGATTTAATTTCTGATATAGCTGCTCAAACAAACCTATTGTCTTTAAATGCATCTATAGAAGCTGCCAGAGCAGGCGAATCAGGAAAAGGTTTTTCTGTAGTGGCAGAGGAAATAAAAAAATTAGCTGAAGAAAGTGCAAAGATAACAGCTGAGATAAAAGAAAATGTTTCTCTTATTGATTTAAATATAGGAAAGGTTATAGAAGAAATAAAGGATGGTACGAAAAAATCAATTGAAATCAGGGAAAAAAGTATCAATGCGAGTAAAAATCTGAAAGAAATAACATATAAAATCAATGAAATGGCTGGCTTTATAAATGATATTTCAAAAAATATAGAACAACAAAATAAAGCAACTGAGTCACTAGCAATAAATGTAGAAAATGCCGCAAGTTT
This genomic stretch from Proteiniborus sp. DW1 harbors:
- a CDS encoding methyl-accepting chemotaxis protein codes for the protein MIKEKKFFYMALLSNLVFNALSITLLSENNSSQLTKIIASSVIMLMIWGVYIVKVGRNYTLIDEVTRILKEYVKGNFLVEFKENVKSPHHKEIKEAMNELRVQMQSWLYNVLYSRVKIGDYAEILQRNTNSTLESINEISRAIETIDFGSTKATEDTAENAAIAEELLSSNTEITENAMKFSAVTYESADRMIEDSSEIERTLEDFAKIEYIMSKASEEIDMLKTHLGSIFKMSDLISDIAAQTNLLSLNASIEAARAGESGKGFSVVAEEIKKLAEESAKITAEIKENVSLIDLNIGKVIEEIKDGTKKSIEIREKSINASKNLKEITYKINEMAGFINDISKNIEQQNKATESLAINVENAASFISELNKTIKGIDNNISAQVQMEKESMETSNRITEIAINFNEFTKTFENEINRELIEACEKVAELEAKGVITNSFLVELSKKTGISEFYITDSQGVTEYCNNPNGIGFKISNDPTTQAYDFYKILLDPSLKVCQEMKIRDIDGEYFKFAGVSKKGKTGIVQVGLHIDDLKDFRGQYAIE